Proteins found in one Panicum hallii strain FIL2 chromosome 4, PHallii_v3.1, whole genome shotgun sequence genomic segment:
- the LOC112890962 gene encoding uncharacterized protein LOC112890962, translated as MEGEAAAAEAAARIRVVRCPKCDKFLPELPAYSVYVCGGCGAALQAKKKSSAQSSLDADDGNVKYLEVLECVPEASATKPGANTADRSETSTMADVHSKPVYGHHDSVPTGPNPSNRNTLVRDNGKEAKYRHIRDWENGEVGQSLRVRNIFPRSPINDIPPNAYQGEGLVDYHLKQRYRYTTRERPSERNLDGPSKVRGLEKDRAEILRMLDELRDQVQQSCEVTDRPSGSAPTNTAPDAPSSCGTSDRLSQLRHDAPQLHRNGSHHSPSLNVRSPSVPRVYAALPAQHDRVGYAEPIPHARASSYPASLYPWRNFDNYFFGQHDPDPLLSCHHDGFYHQAACSCLHCCHKEFLPVQGNHLGFNDQRAPYLLNNSGAYSVDSPLFGQQRYCTRGTNTTLQRNHPRANVSKKPAQSCEPVAGGAPFTICYNCYEVLQIPKKQSLSGNEYKLRCGSCSHAILVKLDGNRLDVSEFAVSTHLSVGQENNMRTNEHTPDERSIPAYRFSDGSPASQEKDLHSNLSESENNHTPLGTNSEDTSHSRDLHPEDNVVSHVPSLPHRDHCGSSPSEHSGGGSRSAHSEHEKVILLTESCKQNSVKHVCVSNEMQSPDNEFGNPEYVEDALNVQHGTGRSRVTKGNDSFITNLIKRSFKINHGTRNGRARVYVNGFPISDRAVRKAEKLAGAICPGDYWYDYHAGFWGVMGRPCLGMIPPYIPEFNYPMPKNCAGGNTSVFVNGRELHQKDLDLLVTRGLSDSPGRSYVVENSGKVSDEVSGEELYGLGKLAPTVEKMGRGFGMRVPRFIQ; from the exons ATGgaaggcgaggcggcggcggcggaggcggcggcgcggataCGGGTGGTGCGGTGCCCCAAGTGCGACAAGTTCTTGCCGGAGCTGCCTGCCTACTCCGTCTACGTCTGCGGCGGATGCGGCGCCGCTCTCCAAG CAAAGAAGAAGAGCTCAGCTCAATCTTCACTTGACGCTGACGACGGAAATGTGAAATACCTTGAAGTACTAGAGTGTGTTCCAGAGGCATCTGCAACCAAACCTGGAGCTAACACTGCTGATAGGTCCGAAACCAGTACAATGGCTGATGTACATAGCAAACCAGTTTACGGACATCATGATAGTGTTCCAACAGGGCCAAATCCCTCAAATCGGAACACGTTGGTCAGAGATAATGGCAAAGAGGCAAAGTACCGACACATTCGTGATTGGGAGAATGGAGAAGTGGGGCAGTCGTTGAGAGTAAGAAACATATTCCCAAGGTCTCCAATCAATGACATTCCACCCAATGCTTATCAGGGAGAAGGCCTTGTTGACTACCATTTGAAGCAGAGGTACAGATATACTACTAGGGAACGCCCCAGTGAAAGAAACTTAGATGGTCCAAGCAAAGTCAGGGGACTTGAGAAAGACCGCGCTGAGATTTTGAGgatgcttgatgagttgagaGACCAGGTGCAGCAATCCTGCGAGGTAACCGACAGGCCAAGTGGAAGTGCACCAACTAATACAGCACCAGATGCCCCGAGTTCATGTGGTACTTCTGACCGATTGAGTCAGTTGAGGCATGATGCACCTCAATTGCATCGGAACGGTTCACATCACTCTCCATCCTTGAACGTGCGAAGTCCCAGCGTTCCTCGTGTTTATGCTGCACTGCCAGCACAACACGACCGTGTTGGATATGCAGAGCCCATTCCGCATGCAAGAGCCTCTAGCTATCCTGCTAGCCTCTATCCATGGAGAAATTTTGATAACTATTTCTTTGGACAACATGATCCTGATCCTCTCCTCTCTTGCCACCATGATGGCTTCTATCACCAAGCAGCTTGTTCTTGCTTGCATTGTTGCCACAAAGAATTCTTACCTGTACAGGGAAACCACCTGGGCTTCAATGATCAAAGGGCACCGTATCTTCTGAACAATTCCGGGGCTTATTCTGTGGACAGTCCCTTGTTTGGTCAGCAAAGATACTGTACAAGAGGCACCAATACTACCTTGCAGCGGAATCACCCAAGGGCCAACGTAAGCAAGAAGCCTGCACAGAGTTGTGAACCAGTTGCAGGTGGTGCCCCTTTCACCATATGCTACAATTGCTATGAAGTGCTTCAGATACCAAAGAAACAATCCTTGTCAGGAAATGAGTATAAATTGCGGTGTGGATCATGCTCACATGCAATTCTAGTCAAGCTTGATGGAAACAGGCTCGACGTGTCAGAATTTGCAGTAAGCACACATTTATCTGTTGGTCAGGAAAATAACATGAGAACCAATGAACATACTCCAGACGAGAGGTCCATTCCAGCTTATCGTTTTTCTGATGGGAGTCCTGCGTCTCAAGAAAAAGATCTGCACTCAAATTTGAGCGAGTCAGAGAACAACCATACCCCGCTAGGAACTAATTCTGAGGACACTTCCCATTCCAGGGATCTTCATCCTGAAGACAATGTGGTCTCACACGTACCAAGTTTGCCACATCGCGATCATTGTGGGTCATCTCCATCTGAACATTCTGGAGGGGGAAGTAGAAGTGCTCATTCTGAACATGAAAAGGTTATACTACTAACTGAAAGTTGCAAGCAGAACTCGGTTAAACATGTATGCGTATCAAACGAGATGCAATCTCCAGACAATGAGTTTGGCAATCCTGAGTACGTAGAAGATGCATTAAATGTGCAACATGGTACGGGCCGCAGTAGAGTAACAAAGGGCAATGATTCTTTTATCACCAATCTTATAAAAAGGAGCttcaaaattaatcatggaacACGCAATGGAAGAGCAAGGGTGTATGTGAATGGCTTTCCTATCTCTGACCGTGCGGTTAGGAAGGCTGAGAAGCTCGCTGGAGCAATCTGCCCTGGTGATTATTG GTACGACTACCATGCTGGCTTCTGGGGTGTCATGGGGCGTCCCTGCCTTGGCATGATACCT CCTTATATTCCAGAGTTTAATTACCCCATGCCCAAGAACTGTGCTGGTGGGAACACTAGCGTATTTGTTAATGGAAGAGAACTTCATCAGAAGGATTTGGATTTGCTTGTTACTAGAGGACTCTCTGATTCCCCAGGCAGATCGTATGTTGTTGAAAATTCTGGAAAGGTTTCAGATGAAGTATCTGGTGAAGAACTTTATGGCCTTGGCAAGCTTGCACCAAC AGTTGAGAAAATGGGGCGAGGGTTTGGCATGCGAGTCCCAAGATTCATCCAGTGA